A region from the Ammospiza nelsoni isolate bAmmNel1 chromosome 1, bAmmNel1.pri, whole genome shotgun sequence genome encodes:
- the ANKRD29 gene encoding ankyrin repeat domain-containing protein 29 isoform X2: MCRMSFKKETPLANAAFWAARKGNLALLQLLLNSGRVDVDCKDSLGTTALMVASYYGHIDCVRELVLQGADINLQRESGATSLFFAAQQGHNDVVKFLFSFGASTEFRNKDGGTALLAACQYGHAKVVETLLKHGANIHDQLYDGASAIFLAAQGGYLDVIRLLLSSGAKVNQTRQDGTAPLWIASQMGHSEVVRVMLLRGAERDAARDDGTTALLKAAIKGYNNVIEELLKFSPTLGLLKANELPAELTKNERILRLLRAKEKQRKS; this comes from the exons AAAGAAACACCACTTGCCAATGCTGCATTTTGGGCTGCAAGAAAAGGaaacctggctctgctccagctgctgctgaacagtGGGAGAGTAGATGTGGACTGCAAAGACAGC CTTGGCACAACAGCTCTGATGGTAGCATCTTACTATGGCCACATAGATTGTGTACGGGAATTGGTGTTGCAAGGAGCAGATATCAATCTGCAGAGAGAG TCAGGTGCAACCTCTCTGTTCTTTGCTGCGCAGCAAGGCCACAACGATGTAGTGaagtttctcttttcatttggaGCCTCCACTGAATTTAGGAATAAA gatggaggcacagctctgctggctgcctgtCAGTATGGGCATGCAAAAGTCGTGGAAACTCTGCTGAAGCACGGCGCCAACATTCACGATCAACTCTAT GATGGAGCTTCTGCAATTTTCCTGGCAGCACAAGGAGGATATCTGGATGTCATCCGATTGCTGCTTTCTTCAGGAGCAAAGGTCAACCAGACACGACAG GATGGGACAGCTCCCCTGTGGATTGCCTCGCAGATGGGTCACAGCGAAGTGGTGCGAGTGATGCTGCTCCGGGGAGCTGAGCGAGACGCCGCGCGTGAT GATGGCACCACTGCTTTACTGAAGGCTGCCATTAAAGGCTACAACAATGTGATAGAAGAGTTGCTGAAATTCTCTCCCACACTTGGCCTGCTGAAG GCAAATGAATTACCAGCAGAACTAACAAAAAATGAACGCATCCTCCGACTCCTCCGtgcaaaggaaaagcaaaggaaaagctaA
- the ANKRD29 gene encoding ankyrin repeat domain-containing protein 29 isoform X1 — protein MCRMSFKKETPLANAAFWAARKGNLALLQLLLNSGRVDVDCKDSLGTTALMVASYYGHIDCVRELVLQGADINLQRESGATSLFFAAQQGHNDVVKFLFSFGASTEFRNKDGGTALLAACQYGHAKVVETLLKHGANIHDQLYDGASAIFLAAQGGYLDVIRLLLSSGAKVNQTRQDGTAPLWIASQMGHSEVVRVMLLRGAERDAARDDGTTALLKAAIKGYNNVIEELLKFSPTLGLLKNGTSALHAAVLSGNVRTVALLLEAGADPCLRNKANELPAELTKNERILRLLRAKEKQRKS, from the exons AAAGAAACACCACTTGCCAATGCTGCATTTTGGGCTGCAAGAAAAGGaaacctggctctgctccagctgctgctgaacagtGGGAGAGTAGATGTGGACTGCAAAGACAGC CTTGGCACAACAGCTCTGATGGTAGCATCTTACTATGGCCACATAGATTGTGTACGGGAATTGGTGTTGCAAGGAGCAGATATCAATCTGCAGAGAGAG TCAGGTGCAACCTCTCTGTTCTTTGCTGCGCAGCAAGGCCACAACGATGTAGTGaagtttctcttttcatttggaGCCTCCACTGAATTTAGGAATAAA gatggaggcacagctctgctggctgcctgtCAGTATGGGCATGCAAAAGTCGTGGAAACTCTGCTGAAGCACGGCGCCAACATTCACGATCAACTCTAT GATGGAGCTTCTGCAATTTTCCTGGCAGCACAAGGAGGATATCTGGATGTCATCCGATTGCTGCTTTCTTCAGGAGCAAAGGTCAACCAGACACGACAG GATGGGACAGCTCCCCTGTGGATTGCCTCGCAGATGGGTCACAGCGAAGTGGTGCGAGTGATGCTGCTCCGGGGAGCTGAGCGAGACGCCGCGCGTGAT GATGGCACCACTGCTTTACTGAAGGCTGCCATTAAAGGCTACAACAATGTGATAGAAGAGTTGCTGAAATTCTCTCCCACACTTGGCCTGCTGAAG AATGGGACCTCTGCTCTGCATGCAGCCGTGCTGAGTGGCAATGTGAGGACAGTGGCGCTGCTCCTTGAGGCAGGAGCGGATCCGTGCCTGAGGAACAAG GCAAATGAATTACCAGCAGAACTAACAAAAAATGAACGCATCCTCCGACTCCTCCGtgcaaaggaaaagcaaaggaaaagctaA